TGCTCAATTTCTTTTGCTGAATCTGTCACTCGTTCTGCCAAGCGCTGCACTTCATCCGCAACCACCCGAAAAACTTGACCGTGTTCGCCGGCACGGGCGGCAGCAATCGAAGCATTAAACGCTAAAAGATTTGTTTTTTCGGAAATTCCAGAAATAATATTAACAATTTTATAAATTTCCTGCGACGACTCCGCAAGGCGTTTCATCTTTTTAGAAGCCTCGTTGACGCTATCATGAATCCGCTCAATGCTATTAACCGTTTGATTCATAGATCGGTTACCATCTTGTGCTGCCACAACGCCTTGACGGGCAATCACAGCGGCTTTCAGGGTAGCACTGGCTATCGACTGCATCGAACGCCCCAAGTCTGCCACTGACTTTAGGGTTGCCGCGATTGCTTTTGCTTGGTTATTCGCCCCCTGGGAGAGGGTTTCCACCTTTTGGGTGCTGTTACAAGCCGATCCGTGCAGCCGGTTTGCAGCAACTTGAACTTGAGTGACAATCTCGCGCAAGCTGCCGATGGTGGCGTTAATCGAAACGGCGAGTTCGCGCAGAGGCGCACAGTTGCTTGCTTCTATATCTGCCTCCACCGGCACGTTTACGGTTAAATCCCCCCGTTTTGCCCCTTCAATTTCTCGCAATAGCTGGTTCACTCCTTGTTGGAGTCGTTCTTTTTCGCGCTGTTGAAAAGCTGCTTCGCTTCCATACCGGCGCACTTGTTCTTCCATTTCAGCGGCAGTTGCACCAATGCTAGAGGTTAACTGATTGAATGTACGGGCTAATTCCCCCACCTCATCTTGCGCCAACACCGGCGCTTGAGCGGTGCGATCTCCCTGTGCAAACTGCCGCACAGCTTGCTGCAGCCGGTTGATTGGATCGGCAATTGTTTTATCAAGTAACATTGCTAGCCAAATATTAATCGCTAAAGCCAGCAATATTAAAATGAGTTGCCAAAATAAACTGTTACTTAAAAGCTGATTTTTACCAGCTTCCTCAATACCCCGCACCAAAATTGCTGCCGGCTCACCGTTATAATTTGACACTGCCTTAGCAGCCATTGTGTAAGTTTTACCCCCAACTGCTACGCGTTCGCTTACTGTTTTACCATCCGCCTCAACCGCTTTGGTGAGCAAGGTGTTCTTAGGAAGGGCACCCCCTGAATGAATGCTATCTTTAATTTTTTCTTGAGAATCTACTAGCGTAAATTGTTCCGAATTTTTGGTTGAGTAAATTGCACTATATCCGCTATTATACGTCTTCATTACTTCTTGGATTAGAAAATAATTTTGATGAATAACTTTTCCGGCAATCAACGCTCCTGTAACATTTTTTGTGTTTGAGTAAATAGGCGCTACTGTATAGTGAATTAAAGTCTCTTGATTTCTTTGATTTCCTATTACCTGAATATTTTCTGCATTTAATTTTCCACTCGAAACAATTTCAATGGCTTGCAGTGGTTGGCCACTTGCAAACACGGGACTGACCATCTGGTTAAAATTAAAGAGTTCTGCTCGCAGGTCAGCATTTGCATTCGCGATTATGCGAAAATCTAGCCCAACTAACGTAGCAGATTCAATATCTAAACCTTTAAGTTCATTGACTAAAGCTGCCCGAACTTGCTCGCGAA
This DNA window, taken from Microcoleus sp. FACHB-68, encodes the following:
- a CDS encoding methyl-accepting chemotaxis protein; translated protein: MTQKNGDSPTPILQRAEILEAQAERDRIDWAAKIQLAEALDQEGRFEEARTLYQEVVAADPGGVFGSITGCQGEQKNKGHRDVGGAFLDDVTVSSSESIEAGNGGTQEHSWLALRHSSLKIKNFRFKIPKWFYNQPIRRKQLIALLFSEFVTVSAVVGITTFLLNSQLRHQLVNQAESELAVTQMAYEMKNNQILLRLQGLSETSAVMAAAGGNLTPAIREQVRAALVNELKGLDIESATLVGLDFRIIANANADLRAELFNFNQMVSPVFASGQPLQAIEIVSSGKLNAENIQVIGNQRNQETLIHYTVAPIYSNTKNVTGALIAGKVIHQNYFLIQEVMKTYNSGYSAIYSTKNSEQFTLVDSQEKIKDSIHSGGALPKNTLLTKAVEADGKTVSERVAVGGKTYTMAAKAVSNYNGEPAAILVRGIEEAGKNQLLSNSLFWQLILILLALAINIWLAMLLDKTIADPINRLQQAVRQFAQGDRTAQAPVLAQDEVGELARTFNQLTSSIGATAAEMEEQVRRYGSEAAFQQREKERLQQGVNQLLREIEGAKRGDLTVNVPVEADIEASNCAPLRELAVSINATIGSLREIVTQVQVAANRLHGSACNSTQKVETLSQGANNQAKAIAATLKSVADLGRSMQSIASATLKAAVIARQGVVAAQDGNRSMNQTVNSIERIHDSVNEASKKMKRLAESSQEIYKIVNIISGISEKTNLLAFNASIAAARAGEHGQVFRVVADEVQRLAERVTDSAKEIEQLITTIQQETAEALQTMEGSQRSVETGTHLVIKTQQTLRKLAGISHNTNQLLQSISTSTVSQAQSSQRVNQTMQSAAAIAHTTSGECQAVASTLQELVEVAQALQDSVSRFRVEDTTL